A region from the Janthinobacterium agaricidamnosum genome encodes:
- a CDS encoding integration host factor subunit beta gives MTKSELINRLAERYSQLVAKDAEYAVKTILDAMTNALATGQRIEIRGFGSFALNSRPPRIGRNPKSGDKVMVPEKRVPHFKPGKQLRERVDAMVGQPIIED, from the coding sequence ATGACAAAGTCCGAGCTGATCAACCGCCTCGCTGAGCGTTATTCTCAGCTGGTGGCGAAGGATGCGGAGTATGCCGTCAAGACCATTCTCGATGCGATGACCAACGCCCTGGCGACCGGTCAGCGTATCGAGATCCGCGGTTTTGGCAGTTTTGCCCTGAACAGCAGGCCCCCGCGCATCGGCCGCAACCCGAAATCCGGCGACAAGGTGATGGTTCCTGAAAAACGGGTACCCCACTTCAAACCGGGCAAACAGTTGCGCGAGCGGGTGGACGCGATGGTCGGGCAACCGATCATCGAGGATTAA
- a CDS encoding LapA family protein: protein MKIISTIVGCVLFVLFFSFALKNAQVVDLHVFLNYEIRGPLVLMLLGFFVAGASLGVLALTPTVFRHRREANKQKTTIAALQTVGVASNVQPQPDSVSAQ, encoded by the coding sequence ATGAAAATCATCTCCACCATCGTTGGCTGTGTTCTTTTCGTCCTGTTCTTCAGTTTTGCGCTGAAGAATGCGCAGGTTGTCGACCTGCATGTTTTCCTCAATTATGAAATTCGCGGCCCCCTGGTCCTGATGCTGCTGGGCTTTTTTGTCGCCGGCGCCAGCCTGGGCGTACTGGCGCTGACGCCGACCGTGTTCCGTCACCGCCGCGAAGCGAACAAGCAAAAGACCACCATTGCCGCGCTGCAGACCGTTGGCGTGGCCAGCAATGTCCAGCCGCAACCGGACAGCGTGAGCGCGCAGTAA
- the lapB gene encoding lipopolysaccharide assembly protein LapB: MDFELWWLLGIPMFFALGWIAARVDIHQLVSESRSLPRNYFKGLNFLLNEQHDKAIDAFIEVVKLDPESADMHFALGNLFRRRGETERAIRVHQNLLARPDLPLEQQGHAAYELGMDYLKAGLLDRAEETFNSLVDTQYAAQARRALLEIYQREKEWPRAIEAAVGLQESGAGARQKEIAQFYCELAHDALVHMKPDDAMPLLEKALQTDRKSVRATILTGDVLLARGDVEGALTTWRRVEQQSVPHVALVAQRLMDGYTKLGRAQEGVNLLRSYLEEASSIDLIEVVFKAVIELDGVEAAKQLVSAELRRTPTLLGLDKLLEARMMDAPAAIWSELSMVKNLVHGYTQKLARYQCSHCGFKARQFYWHCPGCNKWETYPPRRTEELNVMN, translated from the coding sequence ATGGATTTTGAACTCTGGTGGCTCTTGGGTATCCCGATGTTTTTCGCGCTGGGCTGGATCGCCGCGCGCGTGGACATTCATCAACTGGTGTCGGAATCGCGCAGCCTGCCGCGCAATTACTTCAAGGGCTTGAATTTCCTGCTCAACGAGCAGCATGACAAGGCCATCGACGCCTTCATCGAAGTCGTCAAGCTGGACCCGGAATCGGCCGATATGCACTTTGCGCTGGGCAACCTGTTCCGCCGCCGCGGCGAAACGGAGCGCGCCATCCGCGTGCACCAGAACTTGCTGGCCCGTCCGGACTTGCCGCTGGAACAGCAGGGCCACGCCGCCTACGAGCTGGGCATGGATTACCTGAAGGCGGGCTTGCTGGACCGCGCCGAAGAAACCTTCAACAGCCTGGTCGACACGCAATATGCGGCCCAGGCGCGCCGCGCGCTGCTGGAAATCTACCAGCGCGAAAAGGAATGGCCACGCGCCATCGAAGCGGCCGTGGGCTTGCAGGAATCGGGTGCCGGCGCGCGCCAGAAGGAAATCGCCCAGTTCTATTGCGAACTGGCGCATGACGCTCTCGTGCACATGAAGCCGGACGACGCCATGCCGCTGCTGGAAAAAGCCTTGCAGACGGACCGCAAGAGCGTGCGCGCCACCATCCTGACGGGCGACGTGCTGCTGGCGCGCGGCGACGTGGAAGGCGCGCTGACCACCTGGCGGCGCGTGGAGCAGCAAAGCGTGCCGCACGTGGCCCTGGTCGCGCAGCGCCTGATGGATGGCTACACCAAGCTGGGCCGTGCACAGGAAGGCGTCAACCTGCTGCGTTCCTACCTGGAAGAGGCATCGTCGATCGACCTGATCGAAGTCGTCTTCAAGGCCGTTATCGAGCTCGACGGCGTGGAAGCGGCGAAGCAGCTGGTCAGCGCCGAGCTGCGCCGCACGCCGACCCTGCTGGGCCTCGACAAACTGCTGGAAGCGCGCATGATGGACGCCCCGGCCGCCATCTGGTCCGAGCTGTCGATGGTGAAAAACCTCGTGCACGGCTACACGCAGAAGCTGGCCCGCTACCAGTGCAGCCACTGCGGCTTCAAGGCACGCCAGTTCTATTGGCACTGCCCTGGCTGCAACAAGTGGGAAACGTATCCACCGCGCCGCACAGAAGAACTTAACGTCATGAACTGA